One genomic region from Homalodisca vitripennis isolate AUS2020 unplaced genomic scaffold, UT_GWSS_2.1 ScUCBcl_3898;HRSCAF=9701, whole genome shotgun sequence encodes:
- the LOC124372727 gene encoding uncharacterized protein LOC124372727, which yields MESRGKFILSKLKNLNTFTEDNLKPETNDCPSNQSVEVPRRNSTPSPTLTELKVLNPDCTSILVLPDNDSTQWNFNMHESENIQVERETSKDVHLLNFISTPVEPESNEWELETITQVTNMEQESGASTTLEDLDDALSSVSDLFENDIDDPTYTPPSGSESDSTLSNDLEQVQSQSVSTNTTANNNNIIPLVPYTDSDDTESELPIVTQPKNKGRKRIRNEKKWKKNIRKQGRISGKEHVNSKGDIVKERTLRPPCKTTCRLKCSQRISHAQRVHIHSDYYNSERNLSSKRQYIVSCITTKPIARSRQRDGSRNSRKNSHTYFLKWDNNFEKVCKQFFLNTLVISETFVKFALLKTQSTGMVEPDHRGKHVPGNKIPETAKDIIRNHISKYPAYKSHY from the exons atggaaagtaggggaaagtttatactttccaaattgaaaaaccttaatACGTTCACTGAAGATAATCTGAAACCTGAAACTAATGATTGTCCTAGCAATCAATCAGTAGAAGTTCCACGAAGAAATTCCACTCCTTCACCGACTTTAACCgaattaaaa gtaTTGAATCCAGATTGCACATCCATCCTCGTTTTACCTGACAATGACTCAACCCAATGGAATTTTAACATGCATGAAAGTGAAAATATCCAAGTTGAAAGAGAAACTAGTAAAGACGTACATcttcttaatttcatttcaactccAGTAGAACCAG agtcaaatgAATGGGAGCTAGAGACGATAACACAAGTGACAAACATGGAACAAGAATCTGGAGCATCGACAACACTGGAAGATTTAGATGATGCGCTATCTTCTGTGAGCGACCTATTTGAGAATGACATCGATGATCCAACATACACTCCACCTTCAGGTTCAGAGAGTGATTCAACTTTAAGTAACGATTTAGAACAAGTACAAAGTCAATCTGTAAGTACAAAtactacagcaaataataataatataatacctctGGTACCATACACCGATTCAGATGACACGGAGAGCGAGTTACCGATAGTTACTCAAcctaaaaataaaggaagaaaaagaataaggaatgaaaaaaagtggaaaaaaaacattagaaagcaGGGACGAATTTCTGGAAAAGAGCATGTCAACTCTAAAGGagatattgtaaaagaaagaacTTTAAGACCTCCTTGTAAAACTACTTGTCGCTTGAAATGCTCTCAGCGCATAAGTCATGCACAAAGAGTACACATTCATTCTGACTATTATAATAGTGAAAGAAACTTAAGTTCTAAACGCCAGTATATAGTTTCTTGTATTACAACCAAGCCAATAGCCAGGTCACGACAAAGAGATGGTTCTAGAAATAGTAGAAAAAACAGccatacttattttctcaaatgggataacaattttgaaaaagtttgcaaacaatttttcttgaacacactagtaatatcagaaacatttgttaagtTTGCTCTCTTAAAAACCCAAAGTACTGGTATGGTTGAACCAGACCATCGTGGCAAACATGTACCAGGAAACAAAATACCAGAGACAGCAAAGGATATCATAAGAAACCACATATCAAAATATCCAGCATATAAAAGTCACTATA